In a single window of the Bacteroidota bacterium genome:
- a CDS encoding O-antigen ligase family protein: MRQTRIINILIWISIFISSITFFKEPFEGYIHYLVFILLLPVFITRFGISGNSIAILVALLLTGVIEILIGNDTWDLFLKIFIGMTLSIIFYYGVVHYFKMDLDKLFTFYLKGAVLISYIGIIQFFSYYAHFSPGYNYSWLFNKWAFVTSNFGIRINSVFSEASQCAIVLSPAGFIAFLNLLPGVQRYKLTKFESVLILAVIILTTSSTGYIGFFISLFLIILNYGRALYFVMGTAVIIAGGVVLYNNVPEFQSRIDTSMSLWQTEELSTENVNSSSFVLYNNFHIASENFKSNFFFGTGLGSHQIAFDKYSLTKNEGVLDIHFNKADGNSLFVRLLSETGLMGVIFIIVFIIRFYVRKRDGDVDDLWIISNAVLVLIMLYLIRQGNYFLNGLPLFFWIYYFCGKQRKNKSVENSIPANVEQEENTDPVH; encoded by the coding sequence ATGAGACAAACCAGGATAATCAATATTCTTATCTGGATTTCCATTTTCATCAGTTCCATTACTTTTTTCAAGGAACCTTTCGAAGGATATATTCACTACCTGGTTTTCATTCTGCTTTTGCCGGTGTTCATTACCCGTTTCGGAATTTCTGGCAACAGCATTGCCATACTTGTGGCGCTCCTTTTAACGGGTGTGATTGAGATCCTGATCGGCAATGATACGTGGGACCTTTTTCTCAAGATCTTCATCGGGATGACACTCTCCATAATTTTTTATTACGGCGTGGTGCATTATTTCAAAATGGATCTCGATAAACTTTTCACGTTCTACCTGAAAGGTGCTGTACTTATTTCTTACATCGGTATCATCCAGTTCTTTTCTTATTACGCCCACTTTTCGCCTGGTTATAATTATTCCTGGCTTTTTAATAAATGGGCATTCGTCACTAGTAATTTCGGCATACGTATTAACTCTGTTTTTTCTGAAGCATCACAGTGTGCAATTGTTCTTTCTCCTGCAGGTTTCATTGCATTCCTGAATCTTCTTCCAGGTGTGCAGCGCTACAAGCTCACGAAATTTGAATCTGTGTTGATACTCGCTGTGATCATCCTCACCACTTCTTCAACCGGCTATATCGGTTTTTTTATTTCACTTTTTCTCATCATTCTCAATTATGGAAGAGCGCTTTATTTCGTGATGGGTACGGCGGTGATCATTGCGGGTGGGGTTGTGTTATATAACAACGTGCCTGAATTCCAAAGCAGGATCGACACGTCCATGTCTTTGTGGCAAACGGAGGAGCTTTCGACGGAGAATGTGAATTCTTCCAGTTTTGTCCTTTACAATAATTTTCACATTGCTTCCGAAAATTTTAAAAGCAACTTTTTTTTCGGAACCGGCCTCGGTTCTCACCAGATTGCATTCGATAAATATTCGCTTACTAAAAATGAGGGTGTACTCGACATTCACTTCAATAAGGCGGATGGAAATTCTTTATTTGTAAGGCTTCTTTCTGAAACAGGTTTGATGGGAGTCATCTTCATCATCGTGTTCATTATTCGCTTTTACGTAAGGAAACGGGACGGCGATGTTGACGATCTCTGGATAATTTCCAATGCAGTGCTCGTGCTTATTATGCTTTACCTCATCCGCCAGGGAAATTATTTCCTTAATGGATTACCACTTTTCTTTTGGATCTATTACTTCTGCGGAAAACAACGTAAGAATAAATCAGTCGAAAATTCCATACCTGCCAATGTCGAACAAGAGGAAAATACTGATCCTGTACACTGA
- a CDS encoding CatB-related O-acetyltransferase produces the protein MRIFFRSVYQVLVGWKTSFTLRFVYPQKEKYKWVKSIIPRWINFGNGVVVEENVLFAPCFKKMGKHVVVGKNCYIGYCSSIGDFSGLGWGVMLGFDSHPVQFVSMNRIFYNPQRGWTDKKLYDEGSRGLTEVGCDAMVGSQSIILSGVSIGHGAVVAAGSFVNKNVPPYAIVRGIPARIVAYRFDEATIARLLASEWWNLPDEVLKKQVNHMDDPNAFLDALEKDGAIKPQ, from the coding sequence ATGAGAATATTTTTTCGTTCTGTTTATCAGGTGCTCGTAGGATGGAAAACATCTTTTACGCTTCGTTTTGTTTATCCGCAAAAAGAAAAATACAAATGGGTTAAATCCATCATTCCGCGCTGGATAAATTTCGGCAATGGCGTTGTGGTGGAAGAAAATGTGCTCTTTGCTCCATGTTTTAAAAAAATGGGAAAGCATGTGGTCGTCGGTAAAAATTGTTACATCGGTTATTGTTCTTCCATTGGTGATTTTTCCGGCCTTGGTTGGGGCGTAATGCTTGGATTCGATAGCCATCCTGTTCAATTTGTAAGTATGAACAGGATCTTTTATAATCCACAGCGGGGTTGGACCGATAAAAAATTATATGATGAGGGAAGCCGCGGTCTCACCGAAGTGGGATGCGATGCGATGGTTGGATCACAATCCATAATTCTTTCCGGCGTAAGCATCGGCCACGGGGCAGTTGTTGCTGCAGGATCTTTCGTAAATAAAAATGTTCCTCCTTATGCGATCGTGCGCGGCATTCCCGCGCGCATAGTGGCTTATCGTTTTGATGAAGCAACTATTGCGCGATTGCTTGCATCGGAGTGGTGGAATCTTCCTGATGAAGTTTTGAAAAAGCAGGTGAACCACATGGATGATCCGAATGCTTTCCTCGATGCGCTCGAAAAAGACGGAGCAATTAAACCGCAATGA
- the rffA gene encoding dTDP-4-amino-4,6-dideoxygalactose transaminase, whose amino-acid sequence MASKYLTENNFIPFNKPAVVGRELEYIRKAVEAGNISGNGPYAQSAADFFTKRYGLRSALITDSCTSALEMSALLLNIRPGDEVIMPSYSFVSTANAFVLMGAKIIFADSTKDHPNMNVAAVEQLITPRTRALVCVHYAGVPCDPAQLKMICEKNNIHFIEDAAHAIDVKCDGKYLGTFGDLGTISFHETKNVIAGKGGLLCVNDASLVERAQEIYENGTNRRSFLSGKVNRYEWTSLGSSFSLSDLNAAFLCGQLECIDVVNKKRISNWKNYYDRLHDALVKKGIGVCEIEKGTDHNGHIFFLVCRSQEERDALIRDCAAQNIHLVFHYQSLHKSPFFRNRHDGRKLVNADRFSDCLVRLPLFHELTEEQLSRVCEKVLEFYSEK is encoded by the coding sequence ATGGCTTCTAAATACCTGACTGAAAATAATTTCATACCGTTCAACAAACCTGCTGTCGTTGGCAGGGAACTGGAATATATCCGCAAAGCTGTGGAGGCGGGAAATATTTCGGGTAATGGCCCATACGCACAAAGCGCCGCAGATTTTTTTACAAAACGATATGGACTGCGAAGCGCATTGATCACCGATTCCTGTACTTCTGCACTCGAGATGTCGGCACTGCTGCTGAACATCCGCCCCGGTGATGAAGTGATCATGCCCTCGTATTCTTTTGTGAGTACTGCAAATGCATTTGTGCTGATGGGAGCGAAAATTATTTTTGCCGATTCAACGAAGGATCATCCGAATATGAATGTGGCAGCGGTAGAGCAACTCATCACCCCGCGTACGCGTGCGCTTGTTTGCGTGCATTACGCAGGCGTGCCATGCGATCCTGCGCAACTCAAAATGATCTGCGAAAAAAATAATATTCACTTCATAGAAGACGCAGCACACGCGATCGATGTAAAGTGCGACGGAAAATATCTCGGAACTTTTGGCGATCTCGGAACGATCTCTTTTCACGAAACTAAAAATGTGATCGCGGGAAAAGGTGGGTTGCTTTGTGTGAATGATGCATCGCTGGTGGAACGTGCGCAGGAGATCTATGAAAATGGCACCAACAGGAGATCTTTTCTCAGTGGAAAAGTGAATCGTTATGAATGGACCAGTCTCGGTTCTTCTTTTTCACTTTCGGATCTGAACGCGGCATTTCTCTGCGGACAATTGGAATGCATTGACGTGGTCAATAAAAAAAGAATTTCCAACTGGAAAAATTATTACGATCGGTTGCATGATGCTCTTGTGAAAAAAGGAATCGGCGTTTGCGAAATTGAAAAAGGAACGGATCATAACGGGCATATCTTTTTTCTTGTTTGCCGTTCACAGGAAGAGCGCGATGCACTTATCCGCGATTGCGCCGCACAGAATATTCATCTTGTTTTTCATTACCAGTCATTGCACAAAAGCCCTTTCTTCCGGAACCGGCACGATGGAAGAAAACTTGTGAATGCCGATCGCTTCAGCGATTGTCTTGTGCGTTTGCCTTTGTTTCATGAATTGACGGAAGAACAACTTTCGCGCGTGTGCGAAAAAGTGCTGGAATTCTATTCGGAAAAATAG
- a CDS encoding DUF4910 domain-containing protein, giving the protein MNKEIEKYFDRLWPICRSITGNGLRDSLKIISEIIPLQLKEVPTGKKVFDWEIPKEWNISDAWILGPDGKKYAELKKNNLHVVNYSVPVDAEISFDELKDHLHILPNAIPYVTSYYKETWGFCMSEKEFSEMPKNGKFKVKIDSELKNGSLTFGEAVIPGTSDREILISTYVCHPSMAVNELSGPLVAAFLYKRLISENKKSRHTIRFVFAPETIGVIAFLAERGMHLKEKLDAGYVVTCVGHAGKLNYKRSKRGNSIADKTAEHVLKYSGEEFDLRDFSIGGSDERQYCSAGFNFPVGSLMRTPYKEYSEYHSSLDNKSIIDFSAMEKTISVYAEIIDAIGANQKYTVTQPYCELQLGKRGMYPQQGGNSQLAQQTRDLLHLLSYADGTIDLIDIAEKIRVPVSQLIPIVENCLAKDLLRGEK; this is encoded by the coding sequence ATGAATAAAGAGATAGAAAAATATTTCGACCGGCTCTGGCCTATTTGCCGCAGCATCACCGGCAACGGGCTGCGTGATTCTTTAAAGATCATCAGCGAAATTATTCCGCTTCAGTTAAAGGAAGTGCCTACAGGAAAAAAAGTCTTCGACTGGGAAATTCCGAAAGAATGGAATATCAGCGACGCGTGGATACTCGGGCCGGATGGAAAAAAATACGCGGAGTTAAAAAAGAACAACCTTCATGTTGTAAATTATTCCGTTCCTGTTGATGCTGAAATTTCATTTGATGAACTCAAAGATCATCTTCATATTCTTCCCAATGCAATTCCTTACGTCACTTCTTACTATAAAGAAACATGGGGATTCTGCATGTCAGAAAAAGAATTCAGTGAAATGCCAAAGAATGGAAAATTCAAAGTGAAGATCGATTCGGAATTGAAAAACGGTTCGCTCACTTTTGGGGAAGCTGTGATCCCGGGAACCAGCGACAGGGAAATTCTGATCTCCACTTATGTTTGTCATCCTTCGATGGCGGTGAATGAACTTTCGGGCCCGCTGGTTGCTGCTTTTCTTTATAAAAGATTAATTTCTGAAAATAAAAAAAGCCGGCACACGATCCGTTTTGTTTTTGCTCCGGAAACTATCGGTGTTATTGCATTTCTTGCGGAAAGAGGAATGCATCTCAAAGAAAAACTCGATGCAGGTTACGTCGTGACCTGCGTGGGCCACGCTGGAAAATTAAATTACAAAAGATCCAAAAGAGGAAATTCCATTGCTGATAAAACGGCAGAACATGTGCTGAAATATTCCGGCGAAGAATTTGATCTTCGCGATTTTTCCATTGGAGGAAGTGATGAACGCCAATATTGTTCCGCAGGTTTTAATTTCCCCGTTGGATCGCTCATGCGCACACCTTACAAGGAATATTCCGAATATCATTCTTCGCTCGACAATAAAAGCATTATTGATTTCAGCGCAATGGAAAAAACTATTTCTGTTTACGCGGAGATCATTGACGCTATCGGTGCGAATCAGAAATACACGGTCACGCAACCTTATTGCGAACTACAGTTGGGTAAACGCGGAATGTATCCGCAGCAGGGGGGGAATTCTCAGCTCGCGCAGCAGACGCGTGATCTCCTTCATTTACTAAGCTATGCTGACGGAACTATCGATCTCATTGACATTGCAGAAAAGATTCGTGTGCCGGTTTCACAATTGATACCTATTGTCGAAAACTGTCTCGCTAAAGATCTGCTTCGCGGTGAGAAATGA
- the wecB gene encoding UDP-N-acetylglucosamine 2-epimerase (non-hydrolyzing) produces the protein MKKILVVVGTRPNFIKVTRFREVAKKYSHFNLKIVHTGQHYDDKMAAVFFHQFGMQPDINLNIGQGSPVEQIAAIMKGLEKVIRDEKPDLIMVPGDVNSTLAAALAANKSGVKLAHIESGLRSFDRSMPEEFNRIVTDELSDILFVTEQSGIDNLEKENKKKEQIFFVGNTMIDTMVAFEKKISDSEVEKVLGIGNKKYILVTMHRPSNVDTKEGLGKMADLLSHISVSHQVVFPIHPRTRNKMKEFGLEKEFIVNEKIRLTEPLDYFSFQKLIRNSQFVITDSGGIQEETTFLRIPCITLRPNTERPVTVTTGTNVLLSFDNERIKNKISEIENGNFKRGKIPEYWDGKATERIFEKLAGLL, from the coding sequence ATGAAAAAAATCCTCGTTGTTGTAGGCACGCGCCCGAATTTCATCAAGGTCACACGTTTTCGTGAAGTGGCGAAAAAATATTCCCACTTCAATTTGAAGATCGTTCACACCGGACAGCATTACGATGATAAGATGGCTGCTGTTTTTTTTCACCAGTTCGGAATGCAACCCGATATAAATCTGAATATAGGACAGGGTTCACCGGTAGAGCAGATCGCCGCCATTATGAAAGGGCTCGAAAAAGTGATCCGTGATGAAAAGCCCGATCTCATCATGGTTCCCGGTGATGTCAATTCAACTCTTGCTGCCGCACTAGCCGCGAATAAATCCGGAGTGAAATTAGCTCATATCGAAAGCGGGCTCAGAAGTTTCGACCGTTCCATGCCGGAAGAATTCAACAGAATTGTCACCGATGAACTCAGCGATATTTTATTCGTTACGGAACAAAGCGGCATCGATAACCTTGAAAAAGAAAATAAAAAAAAGGAACAAATCTTTTTTGTCGGGAATACGATGATCGATACGATGGTTGCGTTTGAAAAAAAGATCAGCGACTCTGAGGTGGAAAAAGTGCTCGGTATCGGGAATAAAAAATATATTCTCGTTACCATGCATCGCCCTTCGAACGTGGATACAAAAGAAGGGCTCGGAAAAATGGCCGACTTACTTTCCCATATTTCAGTTTCGCACCAGGTTGTTTTTCCCATTCACCCGCGCACGCGCAATAAAATGAAAGAATTCGGATTGGAAAAAGAATTCATTGTCAATGAAAAAATACGGCTTACAGAACCGCTCGATTATTTTTCATTTCAGAAACTGATCCGGAATTCTCAATTTGTAATTACAGACAGCGGCGGGATTCAGGAAGAAACCACTTTCCTCCGCATTCCCTGCATTACGCTCCGGCCGAATACAGAACGACCTGTAACGGTCACTACAGGAACGAATGTTTTACTCTCATTCGATAATGAACGGATCAAAAATAAAATCTCTGAAATTGAAAACGGAAATTTCAAAAGGGGGAAAATTCCGGAATACTGGGATGGAAAAGCCACAGAACGCATTTTTGAAAAATTAGCCGGCCTGCTTTGA
- a CDS encoding acyltransferase, translated as MSEHKTKVYFPGLNGLRFFAALAVIITHVEMLKTMIGLRSRWNEPVFFNLGGLGVYFFFVLSGFLITYLLLSEKKQEGRISVRAFYLRRIFRIWPVYYLLIFAGFFIFPHISFLHLDYFQKFLPQHFWFKFGLFFFMLPNLALAMFPSVPHIGQTWSIGVEEQFYIIWPWIAKKFSNLFRVLIIFIILIVALKCAMLVLVHFIPHNYWINSIKAFIAMTKMECMAIGGLGACLLFNKKEKFLKLIYLPVVQLSAYILIPLLIFFTPEAIQDGIHLFYSVLFLVIIMNVSSNTKSLLKLENRVFNLLGNVSYGMYMYHMFVLVFVIRLSSFTFGLRGIEADIAHYGLGIAGTVLISILSYYIYERTFIRMKKKFTKVMSGNEAKSAQ; from the coding sequence ATGAGTGAGCACAAAACCAAGGTTTATTTTCCAGGTCTTAACGGTCTCCGTTTTTTTGCGGCATTGGCCGTGATCATCACGCACGTTGAGATGCTGAAGACGATGATCGGGCTCAGGAGCAGGTGGAATGAACCGGTGTTCTTCAACCTCGGAGGATTGGGAGTTTATTTTTTCTTCGTGCTCAGTGGTTTTCTTATCACGTATCTTTTGCTTTCAGAAAAAAAACAGGAAGGAAGAATTTCAGTGAGGGCATTCTACCTGCGCAGGATATTCCGTATCTGGCCGGTGTACTACCTGCTCATATTCGCCGGATTTTTTATTTTTCCACATATCTCATTTCTTCATCTTGATTATTTTCAGAAATTTCTTCCGCAGCATTTCTGGTTCAAATTCGGGCTTTTCTTTTTTATGCTTCCGAATCTTGCGCTCGCTATGTTCCCGTCCGTTCCTCACATCGGGCAAACCTGGTCGATAGGAGTTGAAGAACAATTTTATATCATCTGGCCGTGGATCGCGAAAAAATTTTCGAATCTTTTCCGCGTGCTCATTATTTTCATCATACTCATCGTTGCGCTGAAGTGTGCGATGCTTGTGCTTGTTCATTTCATTCCGCATAATTACTGGATCAATTCCATCAAAGCATTTATTGCAATGACAAAAATGGAATGCATGGCTATTGGCGGACTCGGCGCCTGTTTGTTATTTAATAAAAAAGAAAAATTTCTTAAACTCATTTACCTTCCTGTTGTTCAGCTCAGCGCTTATATTCTGATCCCTTTGCTCATCTTTTTTACGCCGGAAGCGATCCAGGATGGAATTCATCTTTTTTATTCCGTTCTTTTCCTGGTCATCATCATGAATGTTTCTTCCAATACAAAATCGCTTCTGAAACTGGAGAATCGAGTATTCAACTTACTCGGAAATGTGTCTTACGGAATGTATATGTATCACATGTTTGTCTTAGTGTTCGTCATCCGCCTCTCTTCATTTACTTTTGGTTTACGTGGAATTGAGGCCGACATTGCTCATTATGGTTTGGGAATCGCCGGAACTGTTCTGATATCCATTCTGTCTTATTATATTTATGAGAGGACTTTCATCCGCATGAAAAAGAAATTCACGAAAGTGATGAGCGGCAATGAAGCAAAATCCGCACAATGA
- a CDS encoding glycosyltransferase, which produces MKRILFFTYNDAPSGIYEGQVIDVCRFLEKELQCKVTLFALISIRDYSRNKMAITGKFHEAIVKRMFPRTRNWRWNSIALKRVISKVKPDVIIARGPFAANLALEYRGNEKICFDARGAYTAELNEYNVVPDEKVKKEISLLEKTAVRKCDSRIAVSEKLVEYWKKNFGYNDDEHAVIPCTLNNEMQKNNSNEKKTGHGFANGNIVIAYSGSGAGWQSLRQLDEVLQKMFRNNERLCLLMMTKQIPEELQLKKEFPDRVKHIWVEHTEVNALLSSCDYGWLVREKSVTNEVASPVKFAEYLAAGLKVIISPGLGDYSAFTVENNAGILLHENDMKNISAVNMDEKKRMKDLAEKYFTKKNFTEQYKKILR; this is translated from the coding sequence TTGAAACGTATTCTCTTTTTTACTTACAATGATGCCCCTTCCGGGATTTACGAAGGGCAGGTGATCGATGTGTGCAGGTTCCTGGAAAAAGAATTGCAATGCAAGGTCACTTTATTTGCGCTCATTTCTATCCGTGATTACAGCAGAAATAAAATGGCGATCACCGGTAAATTCCACGAAGCTATCGTCAAAAGAATGTTTCCACGCACCAGGAACTGGAGATGGAATTCCATTGCGTTGAAAAGAGTGATCAGTAAAGTAAAACCGGACGTCATCATTGCACGTGGGCCATTTGCGGCAAATCTTGCTCTCGAATACAGGGGAAATGAGAAGATCTGTTTTGATGCACGCGGCGCTTACACGGCTGAACTCAATGAATACAATGTTGTTCCCGATGAAAAAGTAAAAAAAGAAATTTCTCTGCTCGAGAAAACTGCTGTGCGGAAATGTGATTCCCGTATTGCGGTCTCTGAAAAACTCGTAGAATACTGGAAAAAAAATTTCGGGTACAATGACGATGAACATGCAGTGATTCCCTGCACGCTTAACAACGAAATGCAAAAGAATAATTCAAATGAAAAAAAAACAGGACACGGATTTGCAAACGGCAATATTGTTATCGCATATTCCGGTTCAGGAGCAGGATGGCAATCGCTCCGGCAATTGGATGAGGTTCTGCAAAAAATGTTCAGAAATAATGAGCGTCTTTGTTTACTGATGATGACCAAACAGATTCCCGAAGAACTTCAGTTGAAAAAAGAATTTCCAGATCGCGTAAAACATATTTGGGTGGAACATACGGAAGTGAATGCGCTGCTTTCCAGTTGCGATTATGGCTGGCTGGTGCGCGAAAAAAGTGTGACAAATGAAGTGGCTTCACCGGTAAAATTTGCAGAGTACCTTGCCGCCGGGCTCAAAGTGATCATCTCTCCCGGGCTTGGCGATTATTCTGCTTTCACCGTCGAGAATAATGCAGGAATTCTTCTGCATGAAAATGACATGAAGAATATTTCTGCGGTAAACATGGACGAGAAAAAAAGGATGAAAGATCTCGCTGAAAAATATTTTACAAAAAAGAATTTCACCGAACAATATAAAAAGATCCTCCGATGA
- a CDS encoding glycosyltransferase family 4 protein: MKIALLTDGIYPHVIGGMQKHSFYLAKFLAAAGMKIDLYHIVNDKYDELDGFSEEEKKNIRSVPVVFPDFGKMPGHYIRESYEFSIRIYKKMKEASRPDFIYAKGFTAWEILNRRSKGEQFPLVGVNFHGYEMFQRQPSLRSSLESRLLLRHPVLYNVKNADVVFSYGGKITPLIEVLGVPRKKIIELPTGISPEWTTDKVSEVHDPRKIVFIGRNERRKGVEELNDVLKNLKEDFEFHFIGPVPESKKIRNKKIKYHGEMREAGEIKKILVDSDVLVCPSHSEGMPNVVMEALACGMAVIATDTGATSVMVDDSVGWLIPPGDRDFLQKVFSEVLNCTREELMQKKIKAKQKVKQNFLWNDIAMKTVHSIQKFCDENN; the protein is encoded by the coding sequence ATGAAGATCGCTTTGCTTACAGACGGGATCTATCCGCACGTGATCGGTGGAATGCAGAAGCATAGTTTCTATCTCGCAAAATTTCTTGCGGCTGCGGGCATGAAGATCGATCTGTATCATATCGTGAATGACAAATACGATGAGTTGGATGGATTCTCGGAGGAAGAAAAGAAAAATATCCGCTCTGTTCCGGTTGTATTTCCCGATTTTGGAAAAATGCCCGGGCATTACATCCGTGAATCGTATGAGTTCTCTATTCGCATTTATAAAAAAATGAAAGAAGCATCCAGGCCTGATTTTATTTATGCGAAAGGATTCACAGCATGGGAAATACTCAACCGGAGATCGAAGGGAGAACAGTTTCCATTGGTCGGCGTGAATTTTCACGGGTACGAAATGTTTCAGCGCCAACCTTCGCTCAGGTCATCTCTCGAAAGCAGGTTATTGCTCCGTCATCCTGTTTTGTACAATGTGAAAAATGCCGATGTTGTTTTTTCTTATGGCGGAAAAATAACTCCGCTCATCGAAGTGCTCGGTGTTCCCCGCAAAAAAATAATAGAGTTACCGACAGGAATTTCACCGGAGTGGACGACTGACAAAGTGAGTGAAGTTCATGATCCTCGGAAAATTGTTTTCATTGGCAGAAATGAACGGCGCAAAGGAGTGGAAGAACTCAACGACGTATTGAAAAATCTGAAAGAGGATTTTGAATTTCATTTCATCGGGCCTGTTCCTGAAAGTAAAAAGATCAGGAATAAAAAAATAAAATACCATGGCGAAATGCGGGAAGCCGGTGAAATAAAAAAGATACTGGTCGATTCAGATGTGCTCGTTTGCCCCAGCCATTCTGAAGGAATGCCGAATGTGGTGATGGAAGCGCTTGCCTGCGGAATGGCCGTGATCGCTACAGATACAGGTGCAACTTCTGTGATGGTCGATGATTCTGTGGGCTGGCTCATTCCGCCCGGTGACCGTGATTTCCTGCAGAAAGTTTTTTCAGAGGTGTTGAATTGTACACGGGAAGAACTGATGCAGAAAAAAATAAAGGCAAAACAAAAAGTGAAACAGAACTTCCTGTGGAATGATATTGCAATGAAAACCGTACATTCAATTCAGAAATTCTGCGACGAAAATAATTAG
- a CDS encoding glycosyltransferase family 2 protein: MKVSVVIPCYNVAEFISRALDSVIHQTYSDTEIILVDDGSTDGTNEIIAKYKKKFPKKIQFQRQAKSGASSARNKGTRAATGIYIQFLDADDELLPAKIETQVKLAEQNNNPGLIAGAYRKESSGKEWSVDVSVEDPVEALIAGKLGCTCSNLFLKSSLEECGGWPEDLGSSQEAELMFRMLKKNCRVVFDKRTNTIVHGRTSGSISSAEPAKNIERYLALRGAIAEWLEENRSMTEKRKQALMLNIAGALLRLYSHDKILAMKYYNSLFQGRYSIRSGPGVSGMYAFLVRNFGFNLAARLSKMAGRS, translated from the coding sequence ATGAAAGTTTCTGTTGTCATTCCCTGTTACAATGTTGCGGAATTTATTTCCAGGGCGCTCGATTCTGTTATCCATCAAACGTATTCCGATACAGAGATCATTCTCGTCGATGATGGCTCCACCGATGGGACGAATGAAATTATCGCGAAGTATAAAAAAAAATTTCCGAAAAAAATTCAATTTCAGCGGCAGGCGAAGAGCGGTGCTTCCAGTGCAAGAAATAAAGGAACGCGCGCTGCTACGGGAATTTATATTCAGTTCCTCGACGCCGATGATGAATTACTTCCGGCAAAAATTGAAACACAGGTCAAACTTGCAGAACAAAATAATAATCCCGGGCTCATCGCAGGCGCATATCGTAAAGAAAGTTCTGGAAAAGAATGGAGTGTTGATGTATCGGTTGAAGATCCGGTTGAAGCGCTGATTGCAGGAAAATTGGGTTGTACCTGTTCCAATCTTTTTTTGAAAAGTTCGCTGGAAGAATGTGGCGGCTGGCCGGAAGATCTCGGCAGCAGCCAGGAAGCCGAACTCATGTTCCGGATGCTGAAAAAAAATTGTCGTGTTGTTTTTGATAAGCGAACAAATACCATTGTGCACGGCCGTACTTCCGGTTCCATTTCATCAGCAGAGCCGGCGAAAAATATTGAACGTTATCTCGCGCTCAGGGGCGCGATCGCAGAGTGGCTGGAAGAAAACCGGTCGATGACAGAAAAAAGAAAACAGGCGCTCATGCTGAATATTGCAGGTGCATTGCTTCGTTTGTATTCTCATGATAAAATTCTCGCAATGAAATATTACAATTCCCTTTTCCAGGGGCGATACAGTATCCGATCCGGTCCCGGCGTTTCAGGAATGTATGCTTTTCTCGTGAGAAATTTCGGATTCAACCTCGCCGCACGTTTATCGAAGATGGCAGGAAGAAGTTAG